In the genome of Polaribacter sp. MED152, one region contains:
- a CDS encoding formimidoylglutamase, giving the protein MNKDFLSPIKETALAHLVLHSPLCLGNKIKIHSNQNGFPELDDVKIAIFGVQEDRNSENNFGCGEDLHFVRRKIYELFPGDWHTEIADIGNIAKGDKVSDTYFAVSEVITSLLKKNIIPIIIGGGQDITYVNYRAYDSLEQSVNITAVDSRFDLGNIDDELTSQSYLSKIIMQEPNNLFNYCNVGYQTYFNSQEAIQLLDSLFFDAYRLGNAKELENIEPAFRNADIVSIDLGAVRQSEAPANNNASPNGFYGEEICAISRYAGLSDKVSSFGIYEYNSKLDNNHQTANLIAQMIWYFIEGVNYRVKDYPFSGKENYQKFTVMLEDDDPLVFYKSNKTGRWWIEINILSDNKYKRHALIPCTFKDYTEATKQIIPERWYKAMQKMM; this is encoded by the coding sequence ATGAATAAAGACTTCTTATCCCCTATAAAAGAAACCGCGCTTGCTCATTTGGTGTTACACTCACCTTTATGTTTAGGGAATAAAATTAAAATTCATTCTAACCAAAATGGTTTTCCAGAATTAGACGATGTTAAGATTGCCATTTTTGGTGTTCAAGAGGACAGAAACTCGGAAAACAACTTTGGTTGTGGAGAAGATTTACATTTTGTAAGAAGAAAAATTTACGAACTTTTTCCTGGAGATTGGCATACAGAAATCGCAGATATTGGCAATATCGCTAAAGGTGATAAAGTTTCTGATACCTATTTTGCAGTTTCTGAGGTAATTACTTCTTTGCTTAAAAAAAACATCATTCCTATTATCATTGGTGGTGGTCAAGACATAACCTACGTAAACTATAGAGCGTACGATTCTTTAGAGCAGTCTGTAAATATTACAGCTGTAGACAGCAGGTTTGATTTAGGAAATATAGATGATGAGTTAACCTCACAATCTTATTTGAGCAAAATTATAATGCAAGAGCCTAATAATTTATTCAATTACTGTAATGTCGGTTACCAAACGTATTTTAATTCTCAAGAAGCAATTCAACTTTTAGATAGCTTATTTTTTGACGCATACAGACTTGGTAATGCTAAAGAATTAGAAAATATAGAGCCTGCTTTTAGAAATGCAGATATTGTGTCTATAGATTTAGGAGCTGTAAGACAAAGTGAAGCTCCTGCTAATAATAATGCCTCTCCAAACGGATTTTATGGTGAAGAAATTTGTGCAATTTCTAGATATGCTGGTTTAAGTGATAAAGTGTCTTCATTCGGAATTTACGAGTACAATTCTAAGTTAGACAACAACCACCAAACTGCAAATCTTATTGCTCAAATGATTTGGTATTTTATTGAAGGTGTGAATTATAGGGTAAAAGATTATCCGTTTTCGGGTAAAGAAAACTATCAAAAATTCACAGTAATGTTAGAAGATGACGACCCTTTAGTTTTTTATAAAAGTAACAAAACAGGTCGTTGGTGGATAGAGATAAATATTTTATCAGATAATAAATACAAAAGACATGCGTTAATACCATGTACATTTAAAGATTATACAGAGGCTACCAAACAAATTATACCAGAAAGGTGGTATAAGGCCATGCAAAAAATGATGTAA